The following proteins come from a genomic window of Metarhizium brunneum chromosome 2, complete sequence:
- the RVB2 gene encoding RuvB-like helicase 2: MAAPLVTVSESKDLRGLNLIAAHSHIRGLGVDATSLEPRAASQGLVGQEKARKAAAVILQMIKDGKIAGRAVLIAGPPSTGKTAIAMGMAQSLGPDVPFTSLASSEIFSLEMSKTEALTQAFRKSIGVRIKEESEVMEGEVVEIQIDRSVMGSTKQGKLTIKTTDMEAVYDMGSKMIDAMTKERVMAGDIISIDKSSGKITKLGRSYARSRDYDAMGVDTKFLSCPDGELQKRKEAVHTVTLHEIDVINSRTQGFLALFSGDTGEIRSEIRDQINTKVGEWKEEGKAEIVPGVLFIDEVHMLDIECFSYINRALEDDLSPIVIMASNRGNSRIRGTNYRSPHGLPIDFLDRVVIINTHPYASEEIKQILSIRAQEEEVDVSPDALALLTKIGHEAGLRYASNLISTSQLVSAKRRAKQVSVEDVQRSFQLFYDPARSVKFVADSEKRLIGNDGAVDLSVTNGSAAATERMDLS; this comes from the exons ATGGCTGCC CCATTAGTGACCGTCTCCGAATCCAAGGACCTTCGCGGTCTCAACCTCATCGCCGCTCACTCTCACATTCGCGGCCTGGGCGTCGATGCCACCAGTCTCGAGCCCCGAGCCGCGTCGCAAGGCCTGGTTGGCCAAGAAAAGGCCCGaaaggctgctgctgttaTCCTGCAAATGAtcaaggatggcaagattgcAGGCCGTGCGGTCCTGATTGCCGGCCCTCCCAG CACCGGCAAAacggccattgccatgggAATGGCGCAGTCTCTCGGCCCCGATGTTCCCTTCACTTCGCTCGCTTCGTCCGAAATCTTCTCCCTCGAAATGTCCAAGACAGAGGCCCTCACGCAGGCCTTTAGAAAGTCCATCGGTGTCCGCATCAAGGAGGAGAGCGAAGTCATGGAGGGAGAGGTTGTCGAGATCCAGATTGATCGCAGCGTCATGGGAAGCACCAAGCAGGGCAAGCTCACCATCAAGACCACCGACATGGAAGCTGTTTACGACATGGGCAGCAAGATGATTGATGCCATGACCAAGGAGCGCGTCATGGCCGGTgacatcatctccatcgaCAAGTCTTCGGGCAAGATTACGAAACTGGGCCGGTCGTACGCGCGATCCCGCGACTACGATGCCATGGGCGTCGACACCAAGTTCTTGTCGTGTCCCGACGGCGAGCTGCAGAAGCGCAAGGAAGCCGTGCACACTGTTACTCTGCACGAGATTGATGTTATCAACTCGAGGACACAGGGCTTCCTTGCCCTCTTCTCTGGCGACACTGGCGAGATTCGAAGCGAGATTCGAGACCAGATCAACACAAAGGTTGGCGAGTGGAAGGAGGAGGGCAAGGCTGAAATCGTCCCCGGCGTCCTGTTCATTGACGAGGTGCACATGCTTGACATTGAATGCTTCTCATACATCAACCGCGCCCTCGAGGACGACCTGTCCCCcattgtcatcatggccagcaaCCGCGGCAACTCCCGCATCCGGGGCACCAACTATCGCAGCCCCCACGGCCTGCCCATCGACTTCCTCGACCgagtcgtcatcatcaacacccaCCCTTATGCCTCGGAGGAGATCAAACAGATTCTGTCTATCCGCGCACAGGAGGAGGAAGTCGATGTTTCACCCGACGCCCTGGCCCTGCTCACCAAGATTGGCCACGAAGCCGGCCTCCGATACGCCAGCAACCTCATCAGCACATCACAGCTGGTTTCTGCCAAGCGACGCGCCAAGCAAGTCAGCGTCGAAGACGTCCAGCGCAGCTTCCAGCTATTTTACGACCCCGCACGTAGCGTCAAGTTTGTGGCCGACTC